The following coding sequences lie in one Candidatus Planktophila sulfonica genomic window:
- a CDS encoding SRPBCC family protein, translating into MTEGKIRSEILETGNPKIKSARIVVEASPAIIFAILANPKRHKDIDGSATVTANVSGPDALVLGSKFGMKMRLGITYWIRNTVVEYKQDELIAWRHFGRWRWRYELVDLGNGSTQVTETFDGSFAPELAQRWLNFRKAYPWTQLAVAKSLVRLKAVAEREEK; encoded by the coding sequence CAAGATTCGATCTGAAATTCTAGAAACAGGTAATCCCAAGATAAAATCTGCACGCATTGTCGTTGAGGCGTCTCCAGCAATAATTTTTGCAATCCTTGCGAACCCAAAGCGCCATAAAGATATTGACGGAAGCGCAACGGTCACTGCGAATGTCAGCGGTCCAGATGCATTAGTCCTAGGGTCAAAATTTGGTATGAAGATGCGCCTAGGAATCACGTACTGGATTAGAAATACAGTTGTGGAATACAAACAGGATGAGTTAATTGCTTGGCGACATTTTGGCCGTTGGAGATGGCGATACGAACTCGTGGATCTAGGTAATGGCTCAACTCAAGTTACTGAAACCTTCGACGGCTCCTTTGCACCCGAACTTGCTCAGAGATGGCTCAACTTCCGCAAGGCTTATCCATGGACCCAGCTCGCTGTTGCAAAGTCATTGGTCCGCTTGAAGGCAGTAGCAGAAAGAGAGGAAAAGTAA
- a CDS encoding YciI family protein has translation MKFLISVIDDLSNSGTPAEMEAINAFNDGLRNNGQWIFAWGLQAPETATVIDNRNGANTETGKPLFEAKENFSGLWLIEAADAETAKKLAYDASKACNRKVELRPLH, from the coding sequence ATGAAATTTCTTATCTCAGTAATCGATGATCTCTCTAACTCAGGCACACCTGCTGAGATGGAGGCAATTAACGCCTTTAATGATGGACTTCGCAATAACGGCCAGTGGATCTTTGCTTGGGGACTTCAAGCTCCCGAAACTGCAACAGTGATTGATAATCGCAATGGCGCAAATACCGAGACAGGTAAGCCGCTATTCGAGGCAAAAGAGAACTTCAGCGGCCTATGGCTTATCGAAGCTGCAGATGCAGAGACAGCCAAGAAGCTCGCTTATGACGCATCAAAGGCTTGCAATAGAAAAGTTGAGCTTCGACCGCTTCACTAA
- a CDS encoding TipAS antibiotic-recognition domain-containing protein: MEQYENEVQERWGDTEAYAQSQSRTSKYTHADFAAAKVDQEAATELFVYAFGNSISIHAPEAQRAVVAHREAISKWFYECSVEMQKNLALMYVQDPRFKKYYDGRVNGLAQYVHDAIMAQ, from the coding sequence ATGGAGCAGTACGAAAACGAGGTCCAGGAGCGCTGGGGAGATACCGAGGCTTATGCCCAATCTCAGTCCCGGACTTCTAAGTACACCCACGCCGACTTCGCTGCCGCAAAGGTCGATCAAGAGGCAGCAACTGAACTCTTTGTTTATGCATTCGGAAATAGCATTTCAATTCATGCCCCCGAAGCACAAAGAGCCGTTGTCGCTCATCGAGAAGCTATCTCCAAATGGTTCTACGAATGTTCAGTAGAGATGCAGAAGAACCTCGCGCTTATGTATGTGCAAGATCCTCGATTTAAGAAGTATTACGACGGTCGCGTAAACGGCTTAGCGCAATATGTACACGATGCAATCATGGCTCAGTAA
- a CDS encoding DMT family transporter, whose translation MAASLTKTQRSGLFFAFLGIFAFSLSLPFTKLALKSFDPLFTAFARPVIAASLAIPLMIIAKVPKLPRELWRPTAFTALGAVFGWPILIALALQRTTSAHVSVIAAVMPLVTAIIAVIKHRKHPGISFWVASSLGTVLLIAFSITRGGTSDSDLFTDLLIIGAVIASSYCYVEGASLTSYMPGWQVISWVVVVSMPIAIPASAIVYAQTNTSYDFHGDALFGLLAIGFSSMYLGFFAWYRGLRDFGVAHGSQVQQLQAIMTLGWSALLLGESVTLTMVLSAIGIVLCVLWALSNVNKR comes from the coding sequence ATGGCCGCTTCACTTACTAAAACTCAGCGAAGCGGTCTCTTCTTTGCCTTCCTTGGAATCTTTGCATTCTCACTTTCTCTCCCTTTTACCAAGCTAGCGCTCAAGAGTTTTGACCCACTATTTACTGCCTTTGCTCGCCCAGTCATTGCAGCGAGCCTGGCAATTCCGCTGATGATTATTGCAAAAGTTCCAAAACTTCCACGAGAACTATGGCGACCAACTGCATTCACGGCACTTGGCGCAGTCTTCGGGTGGCCAATTTTAATTGCACTCGCTCTTCAACGGACCACATCTGCGCACGTCTCAGTTATTGCAGCAGTGATGCCTCTTGTAACTGCAATCATCGCGGTGATTAAGCATAGAAAGCATCCAGGCATATCTTTCTGGGTCGCTTCAAGTCTTGGAACCGTTCTGCTCATCGCTTTCTCAATTACCCGAGGCGGCACTTCTGACTCTGATTTATTCACCGATCTCTTAATCATCGGTGCGGTGATTGCCTCTTCTTATTGCTACGTAGAAGGCGCTTCACTGACTTCTTACATGCCCGGCTGGCAGGTTATTTCATGGGTTGTTGTTGTCAGTATGCCAATTGCGATTCCAGCATCAGCGATTGTGTATGCCCAGACGAACACTTCTTACGATTTCCACGGTGATGCGCTCTTTGGCTTACTCGCCATCGGTTTCTCATCCATGTACTTAGGTTTCTTTGCTTGGTATCGCGGACTTCGTGATTTCGGTGTTGCCCATGGGTCTCAGGTGCAGCAACTACAAGCAATCATGACTTTGGGTTGGTCTGCACTTTTGCTCGGCGAATCCGTAACTCTGACAATGGTTCTATCTGCCATCGGCATTGTTCTCTGCGTTTTGTGGGCGCTGTCCAACGTCAATAAAAGGTAA
- the iolG gene encoding inositol 2-dehydrogenase, protein MTQKIRIAIIGAGRIGYVHAGSVNDTPELELVYVVDPFEENAKKVTAAFGGKVSSDPSAVIASGEVDAVIIGSPTATHIPLIRECIAAGVHALCEKPLDLDIKNVEEFRAQANAAKINITLGFNRRQDPQYLALKAKVVDGTIGTIEQVILTSRDPGPAPQAYIAVSGGIFRDMTIHDFDMARNFVPNILEVTAFGANSFCDYIKEEGDFDNVSVVMKGANNELVTIVNSRHAAFGYDQRAEIFGDKGMLQISNLSDSTVKSFTKDATTAGEPFMDFFLERYADSYRNELKLFVEGIKTGKVLGSTYDDGRAALILADAAHESARTGKSVKVNLN, encoded by the coding sequence ATGACTCAGAAAATCAGAATCGCAATTATTGGCGCAGGGCGTATTGGTTATGTCCATGCTGGAAGCGTCAATGACACCCCCGAACTTGAGCTTGTCTATGTAGTTGATCCCTTTGAAGAGAATGCCAAGAAGGTAACTGCTGCATTCGGTGGCAAGGTTTCAAGCGACCCTTCAGCAGTTATCGCTTCAGGTGAAGTTGATGCGGTCATCATTGGCTCACCAACTGCAACACACATTCCACTCATTCGTGAATGTATTGCCGCTGGCGTGCACGCACTCTGCGAGAAGCCACTTGATCTTGATATCAAGAACGTTGAAGAGTTCCGCGCGCAAGCAAATGCGGCGAAGATCAACATCACTCTTGGATTTAACCGACGTCAAGATCCTCAATACTTGGCACTTAAGGCAAAAGTTGTCGATGGAACTATCGGAACTATCGAGCAAGTAATCCTTACTAGCCGCGACCCAGGACCTGCTCCACAGGCTTACATTGCTGTCTCTGGCGGAATCTTCCGCGATATGACAATCCATGACTTCGATATGGCGCGTAACTTTGTGCCAAATATCCTTGAAGTAACTGCATTTGGTGCCAATAGCTTCTGTGATTACATCAAAGAAGAAGGCGACTTCGATAACGTCAGCGTTGTCATGAAGGGTGCAAATAACGAGCTTGTCACTATCGTGAATTCACGCCACGCAGCATTTGGATATGACCAACGTGCTGAGATCTTCGGCGATAAGGGAATGCTTCAGATTAGCAACCTCTCTGACTCGACAGTGAAGTCATTTACTAAGGATGCAACGACTGCAGGAGAACCGTTTATGGACTTCTTCCTCGAGCGCTACGCAGATTCATACCGCAATGAACTCAAGCTCTTCGTTGAAGGAATTAAGACTGGCAAGGTCCTTGGATCTACCTACGACGATGGCCGCGCAGCGTTAATCCTTGCCGATGCAGCTCACGAGTCAGCTCGCACTGGAAAATCAGTAAAGGTAAATCTCAACTAA
- a CDS encoding Gfo/Idh/MocA family protein — protein sequence MTALPKPHVFSAADSKPLRWGIFGAGWISDAMVKTAQLNSTQQFVTVASRTPGKAEAFAQKWNLDSFHNSYEELAAREDIDAIYIGTLPSDRLEVALVAINAGKHVLIEKPITMDYAEAEQIYAAAKAKKVLAMEAMWTRFLPQMDIARQLVADGALGDVELVVSNFCQNNLEVTRLFTLGGGNPIIDMGIYPAALSQQFLGNPTEIHAFGKLHPNDIDEETHAFMRFANGSRSNFVLSARTTLPHWAGVSGSKGAITFGTPWFTPSSITFHESTFNGAQTTWVDELGIPEHLGLIYQVHAFAQYVEQGLLEGPLYTHHDSLSNIKTVLEIGNLIGTRYK from the coding sequence ATGACCGCACTTCCAAAGCCACATGTGTTTTCAGCAGCTGATTCAAAGCCACTTCGCTGGGGAATTTTTGGTGCAGGGTGGATTTCAGATGCGATGGTCAAGACTGCGCAACTTAATTCAACTCAGCAATTTGTTACTGTTGCATCACGCACACCAGGTAAGGCCGAGGCATTTGCACAGAAGTGGAACCTTGATTCATTCCACAACTCATATGAAGAGTTAGCAGCGCGCGAAGATATCGATGCAATCTATATCGGCACGCTGCCATCTGATCGTTTAGAAGTTGCACTCGTTGCTATCAACGCTGGCAAGCATGTTCTCATCGAAAAGCCCATCACTATGGATTACGCAGAAGCTGAGCAGATTTATGCCGCAGCAAAGGCGAAGAAGGTCCTTGCGATGGAAGCAATGTGGACTCGCTTCTTGCCGCAGATGGATATTGCGCGCCAACTCGTTGCTGATGGCGCCCTCGGAGATGTCGAGCTCGTTGTCTCTAACTTCTGCCAGAACAATCTCGAAGTGACACGTCTCTTCACCTTGGGCGGCGGAAATCCCATCATCGATATGGGAATCTACCCAGCAGCTCTTTCGCAGCAGTTCCTTGGTAATCCAACTGAGATTCACGCCTTTGGAAAGTTACATCCCAACGATATTGATGAAGAGACCCACGCATTTATGCGCTTTGCCAATGGATCACGTTCTAACTTCGTTCTTTCAGCTCGTACAACGCTTCCACACTGGGCTGGCGTATCTGGCTCAAAGGGTGCAATCACCTTTGGAACACCTTGGTTTACCCCATCTTCGATTACCTTCCATGAATCCACATTCAACGGAGCGCAGACCACGTGGGTGGATGAACTTGGAATCCCCGAGCATCTCGGCCTTATCTATCAAGTGCATGCCTTTGCTCAATATGTTGAACAGGGACTTCTTGAGGGACCTCTCTATACCCACCACGATTCACTTTCTAATATCAAGACCGTTCTTGAGATTGGCAATCTCATCGGGACTCGCTACAAGTAA
- a CDS encoding transaldolase family protein, translating into MKENSKTVLWNDSADPKELTDALNWGIVGATCNPVIALTAIKADAPHWVERIKDYAKKNPLATEDEIGWAMVKELSVNAAKLFEGEFEKYNGRNGRLSIQTDPRLYRNAKALTDQAVEFSKLAKNIIVKIPVTSEAITAFEEATYQGVSLNATVSFSVAQTIAVAEAIERGLKRREAEGLDISQMGPVCTIMVGRVDDWVKVGAEKMGAKVDPEILEWAGVAVFRHAHKVYTERGYRTRLLSAAFRNHMHWSEILGGDSVISPPYAWQVKINEMGITPNLNSVNEPIESRILEPLLENFPEFRKMYDVDGLKVEEFTNFGGTLRTLRGFLQSVNDLESFVRDVTVPNPDK; encoded by the coding sequence ATGAAGGAGAACTCGAAGACTGTTCTCTGGAATGACTCAGCAGACCCCAAAGAGCTCACCGATGCGCTTAACTGGGGAATCGTTGGTGCAACATGTAATCCTGTTATTGCACTGACTGCAATTAAGGCAGATGCACCACATTGGGTTGAACGCATCAAGGATTACGCCAAGAAGAATCCACTTGCTACCGAAGATGAAATCGGCTGGGCGATGGTGAAAGAGCTCTCGGTCAACGCTGCCAAGCTATTCGAAGGTGAATTCGAAAAGTACAACGGGCGTAATGGCCGCTTATCTATTCAGACAGATCCACGCCTTTATCGCAATGCAAAGGCGCTCACTGATCAGGCTGTTGAATTCTCAAAGCTTGCTAAGAACATCATCGTCAAGATTCCAGTAACAAGTGAGGCAATCACTGCATTTGAAGAAGCGACTTACCAAGGCGTTAGCCTCAATGCGACCGTTTCATTCTCAGTTGCACAGACAATCGCTGTTGCTGAAGCAATCGAGCGCGGGTTAAAGCGTCGCGAAGCTGAAGGTTTAGATATTTCTCAGATGGGACCTGTCTGCACAATCATGGTCGGTCGCGTAGATGACTGGGTAAAAGTTGGCGCTGAAAAGATGGGCGCCAAAGTCGATCCTGAGATTCTTGAGTGGGCTGGCGTTGCTGTCTTTAGACATGCTCACAAGGTTTATACCGAGCGCGGATATCGCACCCGTTTATTGTCTGCTGCTTTCCGCAATCACATGCACTGGTCAGAAATTCTTGGTGGAGATTCAGTTATCTCTCCCCCATATGCATGGCAGGTAAAGATCAATGAGATGGGCATTACGCCCAACCTCAATAGCGTTAATGAACCCATTGAATCGCGCATCCTTGAGCCACTTCTCGAAAACTTCCCAGAGTTTAGAAAGATGTATGACGTTGATGGTCTCAAGGTTGAAGAGTTCACCAACTTCGGTGGAACTCTTCGCACTCTTCGCGGGTTCTTGCAATCAGTTAACGACCTCGAATCCTTTGTTCGCGATGTAACCGTTCCTAACCCAGATAAGTAA
- a CDS encoding sugar phosphate isomerase/epimerase family protein, with translation MTQQIRVGTAPDSWGVWFPSEPHQVPWDRFLDEVVEAGYHWIELGPYGYLPTDPKQLEDELGKRNLKMTAGTVFTGFHKEDESQWQRAWDQALAVANLVSKLGVEHLVVIPDLWRDDKTGQAREPRTLSNEQWKRLAAGHNKLGKALLEEFGIHQQFHSHADSHIGTYQEVERYLQETDPLYSNLCLDTGHFAYYLGDNLKMMNAYPERIGYLHLKQVHPDILAETLKNDVPFGDAVAKGVMTEPGFEGVPKFAPIIERALEINPEIFAIIEQDMYGCPVDMPFPIAQRTREHILAATRAARVK, from the coding sequence ATGACACAGCAAATCCGCGTAGGCACAGCACCTGATTCATGGGGCGTCTGGTTTCCAAGTGAGCCCCACCAGGTTCCATGGGATCGCTTCCTTGATGAAGTTGTTGAGGCGGGTTACCACTGGATTGAGCTTGGACCTTATGGATACCTTCCTACTGACCCAAAGCAGCTTGAAGATGAACTTGGTAAGCGCAATCTCAAGATGACTGCTGGAACTGTATTTACAGGTTTCCATAAAGAAGATGAGAGCCAGTGGCAACGCGCATGGGATCAGGCACTTGCAGTTGCAAACCTTGTCTCTAAGTTAGGCGTTGAACACCTAGTCGTTATTCCTGATCTCTGGCGCGATGACAAGACCGGCCAAGCACGCGAGCCACGCACACTTTCTAATGAACAGTGGAAGCGTCTTGCTGCAGGACATAACAAGCTTGGCAAGGCACTTCTCGAAGAGTTCGGAATTCACCAGCAATTCCACTCACATGCAGATAGCCATATCGGTACCTATCAAGAAGTAGAGCGCTACTTACAAGAGACAGATCCGCTCTACTCAAATCTCTGCCTCGATACAGGACACTTTGCTTATTACTTAGGTGACAACCTCAAGATGATGAATGCATATCCAGAGCGCATTGGTTATTTGCACCTTAAGCAAGTGCATCCCGATATCTTGGCTGAGACTTTAAAGAATGACGTTCCCTTCGGAGATGCAGTAGCCAAGGGTGTTATGACAGAGCCGGGCTTTGAAGGTGTTCCAAAGTTCGCACCAATTATTGAGCGCGCACTTGAGATCAATCCAGAAATCTTCGCAATCATTGAGCAAGATATGTATGGCTGCCCAGTTGATATGCCATTTCCTATTGCACAGCGCACCCGCGAGCACATCCTTGCTGCAACTCGCGCTGCACGAGTGAAGTAA
- the iolD gene encoding 3D-(3,5/4)-trihydroxycyclohexane-1,2-dione acylhydrolase (decyclizing), which translates to MATRRMTVSQAIVEFLSHQYTVDGDHRERTIQGVFGIFGHGNVAGIGQALKQLSVEDPSVMPYFQARNEQAMVHESTAFARMKRRRATFACTASVGPGATNMLTGAAVATTNRLPVLLLPSDTFANRSSDPVLQQLEMPHDATLSVNDAFKPLSRFFDRVQRPEQVFSALLSAMRVLTDPSETGAVTIALPEDVQAEVIDVPEEFLADREWHIRRPRAEAALLASVARVIAGAKNPLIIAGGGVIYSDAHDALQKFVEQTKIPVGTSQAGVGSLNWDHPQLLGSVGATGTTAANRAAHDADVVIGIGTRYSDFTTSSRTAFQNPDVRFININIASFDAYKHGSALPVVADARETLTELTQLLSGFSTSPEYQKKYTSDKAEWDAVVDAAFVDQKLALPSQTEIIHAVQSATDTTDTVICAAGSLPGDLHKLWRVRSPLGYHVEYAFSCMGYEIAAGLGAARAGATPIVMVGDGSYLMMHTEIVSAVAEGLKVIIVLIQNHGFASIGHLSEDIGSQRFGTQYRFKDQVGNNFENGEKLPVDLAANAASLGINVIDIKQTVSAIADLHEAVKTAKKAATSTLIHINSDPLLYSPGGEGWWDVPIAPVSNLKSTQDAYAQYKTEIAQQRPLLGNGVEDKK; encoded by the coding sequence ATGGCCACTCGCAGAATGACAGTTAGCCAAGCAATTGTTGAATTCCTTTCACACCAATACACAGTTGATGGCGATCACCGCGAACGCACTATTCAAGGTGTCTTCGGAATCTTTGGCCACGGAAATGTTGCTGGTATCGGTCAAGCGCTCAAGCAACTCTCTGTTGAAGATCCATCAGTTATGCCTTACTTCCAAGCGCGCAATGAACAAGCCATGGTTCACGAATCAACTGCATTTGCTCGCATGAAGCGCCGTCGCGCCACCTTCGCATGCACAGCATCCGTCGGTCCAGGAGCTACAAATATGCTCACAGGTGCAGCGGTTGCAACCACAAATCGTTTACCTGTACTTCTTCTTCCTTCAGATACCTTTGCCAATCGTTCTTCAGATCCAGTTCTACAACAGCTCGAGATGCCACATGATGCAACGCTCTCTGTGAACGATGCATTTAAGCCACTCTCTCGTTTCTTTGATCGAGTACAGCGACCTGAACAAGTTTTCTCAGCACTTTTAAGTGCAATGCGTGTTCTTACAGATCCATCTGAAACAGGTGCAGTCACCATCGCACTTCCAGAAGATGTACAGGCAGAAGTTATTGATGTGCCTGAAGAATTTCTAGCAGATCGCGAATGGCATATCCGTCGCCCACGTGCAGAAGCTGCTCTTCTTGCAAGCGTTGCAAGAGTAATTGCTGGCGCAAAGAACCCATTAATCATTGCGGGTGGTGGAGTTATTTACTCCGATGCTCATGATGCGCTGCAGAAATTTGTTGAACAGACCAAGATCCCTGTTGGAACATCACAAGCGGGCGTTGGTTCACTCAATTGGGATCACCCACAACTTCTCGGTTCTGTAGGTGCAACTGGCACAACTGCCGCAAATAGAGCAGCTCATGACGCTGATGTTGTTATCGGTATTGGTACGCGCTACAGCGACTTCACGACATCAAGCCGCACTGCCTTCCAGAACCCCGATGTTCGCTTTATCAATATCAACATTGCCTCATTCGATGCTTATAAGCATGGAAGTGCCCTTCCGGTTGTTGCCGATGCCCGCGAGACTCTGACAGAGCTGACTCAACTTCTGAGCGGATTCTCAACTTCACCTGAGTATCAGAAGAAGTACACAAGCGATAAGGCCGAGTGGGATGCAGTTGTTGATGCGGCTTTTGTAGATCAAAAGCTCGCACTTCCAAGCCAAACTGAAATCATTCATGCAGTGCAATCAGCAACGGATACAACAGATACCGTTATTTGCGCAGCTGGTTCATTGCCGGGCGATCTCCACAAACTCTGGCGCGTGCGTTCACCTCTTGGGTATCACGTTGAATATGCGTTCTCATGTATGGGATATGAAATCGCCGCAGGTCTTGGCGCAGCTCGCGCAGGAGCCACACCTATCGTGATGGTCGGTGATGGTTCCTATTTGATGATGCATACGGAAATTGTTTCCGCTGTTGCCGAAGGACTCAAGGTCATCATTGTTCTGATTCAGAACCATGGCTTTGCATCCATCGGCCATCTCTCTGAAGATATTGGTTCGCAACGCTTCGGCACGCAATATCGCTTTAAAGACCAAGTTGGCAATAACTTTGAGAACGGCGAAAAACTTCCGGTTGATCTTGCGGCAAATGCGGCAAGCCTTGGCATCAACGTCATCGATATCAAGCAGACAGTAAGCGCAATTGCAGATCTTCATGAAGCGGTAAAGACTGCAAAGAAAGCGGCAACATCAACACTTATTCATATCAATAGCGATCCACTGCTCTATTCACCTGGCGGAGAAGGTTGGTGGGATGTTCCTATCGCCCCCGTTTCAAACTTGAAGAGCACCCAAGATGCATATGCCCAGTACAAAACAGAGATTGCACAGCAACGTCCGTTGCTTGGTAACGGCGTAGAAGATAAGAAATAG
- the iolB gene encoding 5-deoxy-glucuronate isomerase has protein sequence MSSAGKWYFKKAELAQGAWDIHVDPQNPPVAGWKFTGLRVGTLSQGAALSLPSDSNERIIFALEGEEFLVEYEHNGASSNQVLRGRKSVFHGPSDCIYLPINTSASITGVGRIAVGETPASVAKEVCFTRKEDVSVTLRGAGRETRQVHNLGMPETLDADRMIVCEVIVPAGNWSGSPSHKHDAYIAGKESNLEEIYYFESAVTRGATTPKTSSPFGYFRGTSADSRPYDVNEEIHSGDVALVPYGWHGPAAAGPGYDLYFFNVMAGPDPERAWNATDHPDQAWIRDTWQSQQTDPRLPYGA, from the coding sequence ATGTCCTCTGCAGGCAAGTGGTATTTCAAGAAAGCTGAGTTAGCTCAGGGCGCTTGGGATATCCATGTTGATCCGCAGAACCCGCCTGTTGCGGGCTGGAAATTCACAGGCCTTCGCGTTGGAACACTTTCACAAGGCGCCGCTCTTTCACTTCCAAGTGATTCCAACGAGCGCATCATCTTCGCTTTAGAAGGCGAAGAATTTCTCGTTGAGTACGAACACAACGGAGCAAGTTCAAACCAAGTACTGCGTGGCCGCAAATCTGTTTTTCACGGACCATCTGATTGCATCTATCTACCCATCAACACTTCAGCATCAATCACAGGTGTTGGACGAATCGCAGTTGGTGAAACTCCTGCATCTGTTGCGAAAGAAGTTTGCTTCACTCGTAAAGAAGATGTTTCAGTAACTCTTCGCGGAGCAGGTCGCGAAACTCGCCAAGTACATAACTTAGGAATGCCCGAGACTCTTGATGCTGATCGAATGATTGTCTGCGAAGTAATAGTCCCGGCTGGAAACTGGTCAGGTTCTCCTTCACATAAGCACGATGCATATATTGCCGGCAAAGAATCCAACCTAGAAGAGATTTACTACTTTGAAAGCGCCGTTACTCGCGGAGCAACAACGCCAAAAACATCATCACCATTTGGTTATTTCCGCGGAACTTCTGCCGATTCACGCCCTTACGATGTTAATGAAGAGATTCATTCAGGCGATGTTGCACTCGTTCCTTACGGATGGCATGGACCAGCTGCAGCAGGACCTGGATATGACCTTTACTTCTTCAATGTGATGGCCGGACCAGATCCAGAACGCGCATGGAATGCAACGGATCATCCCGACCAGGCTTGGATTCGTGACACTTGGCAATCGCAGCAAACAGACCCAAGATTGCCCTACGGAGCTTAG
- a CDS encoding CoA-acylating methylmalonate-semialdehyde dehydrogenase yields the protein MSTVVNHWINGAEFVSTSGRTSPVYDPALGTETKRVALANQTEIDAAIKAAKDAYPKWRDESLAKRQQIIFSFRELLNSRKGELAEIITSEHGKVLSDALGEITRGQEVVEFATGIPHLLKGFYTENASTGVDVYSTRQPLGVVGIISPFNFPAMVPMWFFPIAIAAGNTVVIKPSEKDPSASMWIAKLWKEAGLPDGVFNVLNGDKESVDGLLNSPDVESISFVGSTPIAQYIYENASRSGKRVQALGGAKNHMLVLPDADLELVADSAINAGFGSAGERCMAISVVVAVEPVADKLIPKIVERMGKLRTGDGRRGCDMGPLVTREHRDKVASYIDIAEKDGATVVVDGRNPQVDGDANGFWLAPTLVDKVPTTSKVYTEEIFGPVLSIVRVKSYDEGVALINSGAFGNGTAIFTNDGGAARRFQNEIQVGMVGINVPIPVPVAYYSFGGWKQSLFGDTKAHGVEGVHFFTRGKAITSRWLDPSHGGINLGFPQN from the coding sequence ATGAGCACTGTCGTTAACCACTGGATCAATGGCGCAGAATTCGTCAGCACTTCAGGAAGAACTTCACCGGTCTACGACCCCGCTCTTGGAACCGAAACAAAGCGTGTAGCTCTCGCTAACCAGACAGAAATTGATGCCGCTATTAAGGCCGCAAAGGATGCATATCCAAAGTGGCGCGATGAATCACTCGCTAAGCGCCAGCAGATCATCTTTTCCTTCCGCGAACTTCTTAACTCTCGCAAGGGCGAACTCGCAGAAATCATCACAAGCGAGCATGGAAAAGTCCTCTCAGATGCGCTCGGAGAAATTACCCGCGGCCAAGAAGTTGTTGAATTTGCGACTGGTATTCCTCACCTACTTAAAGGTTTCTACACAGAGAACGCTTCAACTGGCGTTGATGTGTATTCAACACGTCAGCCACTTGGCGTTGTCGGAATCATCAGCCCATTTAACTTCCCAGCAATGGTGCCAATGTGGTTCTTCCCAATTGCAATTGCAGCAGGTAATACCGTAGTCATTAAGCCATCTGAAAAAGATCCAAGTGCATCAATGTGGATTGCAAAGCTCTGGAAAGAAGCTGGACTTCCGGACGGCGTATTTAACGTTCTCAACGGCGACAAGGAATCTGTAGACGGATTGCTCAATAGCCCAGATGTCGAGTCAATCTCATTCGTGGGTTCAACTCCGATTGCACAATATATTTACGAGAACGCTTCTCGTTCAGGTAAGCGCGTACAGGCGCTCGGTGGTGCAAAGAACCACATGCTCGTTCTTCCAGATGCAGATCTTGAACTCGTTGCAGACTCTGCAATCAATGCCGGTTTCGGTAGCGCCGGCGAGCGTTGCATGGCTATCTCTGTTGTCGTAGCTGTCGAACCAGTTGCCGATAAGTTGATTCCAAAGATTGTCGAGCGCATGGGCAAGCTCCGCACCGGCGATGGCCGCCGCGGCTGCGATATGGGTCCTCTTGTTACTCGCGAACACCGCGACAAAGTTGCTTCCTATATCGATATCGCTGAAAAGGATGGCGCAACAGTTGTCGTTGATGGCCGCAACCCACAGGTTGATGGCGATGCCAATGGATTCTGGCTTGCACCAACTTTGGTCGACAAGGTACCGACAACATCAAAGGTTTACACCGAAGAAATCTTCGGGCCAGTACTTTCTATCGTGCGCGTAAAGAGCTACGACGAGGGTGTTGCACTTATTAATAGCGGTGCTTTCGGAAACGGAACAGCAATCTTTACCAACGATGGTGGCGCAGCACGTCGCTTCCAGAATGAAATTCAAGTAGGTATGGTCGGAATCAACGTTCCTATTCCTGTACCTGTTGCTTACTACTCCTTCGGTGGATGGAAGCAATCACTCTTCGGTGATACCAAGGCGCACGGAGTTGAAGGAGTTCACTTCTTCACACGTGGAAAGGCAATTACTTCACGTTGGCTTGATCCAAGCCACGGTGGAATTAACCTCGGCTTCCCACAGAATTAA